The sequence GCCTTGCGATATGTATCCAGATCCACGAACTGAAGCGCGTGCTTGGGGCAAGCCTCCACGCAAGCGCAAACTTCCTTGCCGTTGCTGGCGCGCCAAGCCTGGCAAAGGTCGCATTTCTTGGCGGAACCGTGGTTGGTTCTGCCGCCCTGCTCCGTCTCGCCCTCGACGCCGACCTCGATGGCTCCGAAGGGGCAAGCCATCACACACATCTTGCAACCGACGCAAAGGGATTCAACCACGTTGACCATGCCGTTCACCTGCTTGATGGCGCCGAACGGGCAGGCGTGGGCGCAAGGAGCGTCCTCGCAGTGGCGGCACTGGATGGGGAACTTCAGGTTGTCGACCTTCATCACCTTGATGCGGGGGACGACAGGGATGCCGCGCTTCTTGGCTTCGCGGAAAGGCATATTGATGTGAGCGCTGACGCAAGCAGCTTCGCACTTCTTGCAGCCGACGCACTTCTCGGGAGTTGCGTATACGATGGAATTTTCACACTGAATGGCCATGGCCATGCCTCCGTGTTGGGTGTTCGACCTCGATGCTTTTCACGTACAGCTCACGCCCGGTCGAGAGCGTGACGCTGGATTTTTCGCACACCGGGCAACGCAGGATGCGTCCCTTCCTGGTGGCGGGCGCGGCGCAGACGTCGCAAATGCCGCTGGCCTCTATCTTTTCAACGATCAGTTTCGCTCCATCCGCCGGGGTCCCAAGGGCGATCATCTCGAAGCAGGCGGCCAGGGTGTTTTCCTCGACGCCCGCGTATTCGCCCACGCACATGTCGATCTGGCGCACGGCTCCCGTATAGACATCCCCGGAACCGGCCCCCCGGACCTGTTGCAGGACGATGTCCAGAATGCTCATTGCTAACGACGACTCATGCATTGCGGTTCTCCGGCGAGCTGCTGCTCGTCACGGTTTTTCCTTCTCCCATTTTCCAGGGCGATACTGTCAGCAGGACGACAAAACTCGAAAAATGTGCGGAAAAATGAATTTATTTGGCAAGAGAAAACCGCATAAGGCCAACGGTATGAGGCGTCTTGGAATATGCCATAATTACGGGGTGATGGGCATCAGCACAGCGTGACCCACGGTTAGAGAATAATCCACGCGGGCGGAGGATCCCGATAGGAACGCTTGAACTGCCGAGCATTTTCTGGGGCGTGAGGGGATGCAGGAGTACGGGGGGATGCGATGAAAGGGAAGCAGGGAATTGCGCGCACACTGCGTGCTGACACGGTAAAGGCCGGAAGGGTATCCCCTCCCGGCCTTCACGCTCTTAACTGAGTGAGTATGAATCTGGTCGATTAGGCGGCCTTGCGGCGGCGCATCCACGCCAGGCCGGCAGCGCCGACGCCCAGAAGCAGCAGGGTGCCGGGCTCAGGAACTGCGCCGGGATTGGGAGGAGGCAGCGTGCCGCCGTCGATGGAGAGGGCGGACTTTGCGAGGGTCACGGCCCAGCCAGCGGCAGTGTTGTCGATTTCAATCCACACCTGCAGACCGGTAGCGATGTCATCGAAGAAATTCGCACCGAGGGCGAAATTGGTGAACGCCCAGACATCGTTTCCGCCGGCAAGCGAACCAAGAAGCGTCTTGACGCCGTTGTCATACGCATAAATGTAATCGACTTCACCTGCAGAGGCGTCAACGTCGAAAGCGCTGATGTTGAGCGCGGCCGTGGTGATGGTTCCAGCAATGGCAGAGTGGTTCCATCCCCAATCCATGCCCCACCAGCGGTAGTAAGGAGAGTTGTACTTGTTCGCATCGACATCAACAAAATAAGTCGATGCAGTCTGCTTTGAGAAATCCTGCACATCTGTAACTGCAGCCATTGACAAACTCGAGAAAAGCAGCACCGCCCCTATACACAGCCCAATTGAACTCCTAAGCATCACCATTCCCTCCTTGTAATATTGCATCATCTCCACCACATTTTTACACCAAATTTATTCGATCGGGACATTTCACACTTTTAATGGAACAAATGGCAACATACAAAAACCGTTCCAAAACGTAACCAGCTAAAAACATGGCACAATACCAAGCTACCCGAAGAATCTTTTGTAAATATGTCCGACAACAGGAAGCATCGCGAGGCAAAGGAACCAACTCACTCCCTCTCGCCAAGTCGCTTCCCATGCGACGCCCATATCGGCTATTTGAAATAATCGCGATCTTAATACATGGAGATAAACAACAATCAGTACCCTGACTTACATCTCTTTGGATTCAGACATACACAACAAGCTCCCACGGGAACACCTTGAAACATTATCCCAACATTACAGCGTGATACCGCCCGACGAACAACACGCACGCCTATACAAACCATGGCAAATGCGCATTGACCAAACGAATAACCACTCTTGGACGCATGGCAAAAGTTCTGTAAACAATCCCGACAAACCTCGCAAAGCGAAGCGCAACCATTAATACCACTCAAATACATCGAGAACTTAGCATGCACACAAACATGCATTCTGAAGCTCCATCACGACCACCAACGACATCAATATATACAAAACAAACAACATGCACATCAATCACCATTGATGCAAAACAAAATATCCACACACCTACCACTCTCAAACTTAATAGCATTAACAATCTTTGACACTTTCACGACATTTCCACGACACACAAATCAAGATTCGCAACGAATACGTGCACGTAACCTATCAATACATTTTCAATACACAAGCCAAACCCATGTCATTCCAGCTATACATCCTTACTCCAGGAAAATTTCTGAATTCTTTGCATGCATTTCCCGAATACAACAAAAAAGCCGCCCCGGAGGGCGGCTCGTTGGACTCACAGAGTCTTGGCAGCGCGATCAGCGCTCGGTGCAGGAGATGCAGGGGTCGATGCTGTTGACGATGAGCGGGATATCCGCCACCTGGCAGCCCGCCATCATCACCTGGAGGGCCTCCCAGTTCATGTAGGTAGGCACGCGCCACTTCAGGCGCTGAGGCATGTCCGTTCCGTCGGAGCGCACGTAGTAGAACACCTCGCCGCGCGGAGCCTCGGAGCGGGCGATGGCCTCGCCCTCAGGAATCTGCACGAACCCGGCGAGCTGGTTGGGGCCTTCGGGCATGTGCTCCAGGCACTGCTCCACGAGGGACACGGACTCCACGGCTTCCCGAATCCGCAGCATGGCGCGCGAATGCACGTCGCCTGCGGTGTCGGTCTGCACCTCGAAGTTCAGCTCGGGATAGACGGCGTAGGGAGCCTTGCGGCGCACGTCGTAGTTCACGCCCGAAGCGCGCGCCACAGGCCCGACCACTTCGTATTCGATGGCCTTGTCCAGGGGCAGCACGCCGATGCCCTGGGTGCGGGTCTTGATGAGCGGGTCGGTGTCGTAGACGTTGTGCAGCTCGGCAACCAGGGGTTTCAGCTTGTTCAGCTGGGCGAGCATGAAGCCCTTGCTCTCTTCGTCGATATCGTAGCGGCAGCCGCCGATGGTCAGCGCGCCCAGGTTCATGCGGTTGCCGTACACGCCTTCCTTCACGTCCTGCATGATCTCGCGGATTTCCATGGCGTGCATGAACAGCGAGTCGAAGCCCACCAGGTGGGCCATGATGCCCACGTTGAACAGGTGGGAGGCGATGCGCTTCACCTCGTCGGCGATGACGCGCAGATACTGCGCGCGCTCGGGCACCACGATGCCCGCCAGGTTCTCCAGGGCCATGCAGTAGGTGGCCGGATGGCTGTTGGAGCACAGGGAGCAGACGCGCTCGGTGAGGGTGATGTTCTGGAACCAGTTGCGGTTCATGGCCAGGGCTTCCATGCCGCGATGCACGTGCCCGGCGGCCAGTTCCACGGCGCGCACGGTTTCTCCCTCGACCTTGACGTCGAAGTACATGGGCTCTTCGAGCGCCACGTGCAGAGGGCCGACCGGCAGAGTGTATGTCGAGGACATTATTTTGCCTCCTTGGCCCACTTGGGCATGTCCATGCCGGAGAAGACCTTCTCCCAGAGGGTTTTGGTGCTCGCTCCGTTCATCATGGTGGACAAGGGAATCAGCTTGTCCAACTGGCCCGCGTCCAGGTCCTTGTCGATGAACAGCCTGCGCGGGTTGGGATGGTTCTCGACCTTGATGCCGTAGAGTTCCATGAACTCGCGCTCGTTCCAGTCGGCGTTGCGGAACCAGCGGGAGATCGAGGGGACCCGGGGCGGGTCCTCGTCCACGCAGACGCTGACGGTCAGGACAACGCCGTCCAGGTCGAAGTGGTAGGCGATCTCACGGCCGTCCACACGGGCGTACTTGTCGGTGCGGTAGGCGGTGATGGTCAGGAGCCTGGCTCGCGCCGCAGCAAGCCTGGGGGCCAGCAGTTCCAGCGCGCCGGACTCGCAGAGCTTCACCCAGCCGTAGGAGTTGTTCTTCAGGTCCTTGGTCCAGTGGACGCTGTCCTCGCCGAGCAGCGTGGTGACGGCGTCGGTCAATATCTTTTGGGCGATTTCATTCATCGCTGGTCTCACTTGTTTCCATGGCGGGTTTCGCGGGAACAGAGCGCTTGGCCAGGCTCTCGCGCTTGCAGGAAGGGCACATCAGGAAACGGTCCGGGTACTTGGTCCCCAGGGCTTCCACGATCACGGCGGGACGGGGCTGGATGCGTGAGCCGCAGGTGGAGCATTGCCCGTAACGCACGAAGCTGTCCTCGCGCACGGCGAAGCGGTCCTCGCCGCGATGGGCCATGTGCCAGTCGTCGGTCATGGTCAGGGCCTTGGTGGGGCAGTAGTGGGCGCACAGGCCGCAGAAGACGCAGCTGTTGTGCCAGAGCACGTACTCAACGCCAGAGCCGTCCTCGACCACGCGCATCTGGATGGCCCCGGCAGCGCACACGTGTCGGCAGATGCCGCACAGGATGCATTTGCTCTTGTCGTGGTTGGCCTTGCCGCGAAACCGCGCCGGGGTGTGGGCCGGGGCGAAGGGGAAGGCCTCGGTGCTGGGACCGGCCAGCAGGTTCTTCACCATTATTTTCAGGAACGGGAGCATGCGCCCTCCTCCATGCGTTCTTTCCAGACCTCCAGGGCCTTGGCGATGCCTTCGATGATGGCCTGGGGCCTTGGCGGACATCCGGGAACGATCACGTCCAGGTTGATGTACTGGTCCAGGGCGGTGTCGCAGGTGTAGCTGTCGCGAAAGGCTCCGCCCGTCACCGGGCAGACGCCCACGGCCACCGTGACCTTGGGGTGGGGGATTTCGTCGAACACCCTAAGCACCTTGTCGCGCACGCGCAGGGTCAGGGGGCCGGAGATGAGCACGATGTCGGCGTGGCGCGGGCTGCCGCAGTATTTGCAGCCAAGGCGCTCCACGTCGTAGCGCGGTATGAGGGCCGTGGTGGCCATTTCCACGTCACAGCCGTTACAGGATCCGGCGTTCAGCCGGTAGATCCACGGGGAGCGCGTGACGAGACTTCCGAGGGACTTGAACATGATATCCTCGCTAACGCAGGATTGAAGCCAAGCCCAGGCTCACCAGAGCCAGCGGGGCGGCGTATTTGACGAACACGGTGAACCCCTGCTCCAGGCGCAGGCGGCCCGTGGAGACCCTGAAGCAGGTCACCGTGACCAGCATCAGGGTCAGGCACTTGGCCACGTGCCAGATGAGGTTCACGAGCACGTTGGAACCCAGGGGATTGGGCCAGAACAGGGCGACGACCAGCTCCAGCACGATCACCAGCTTTACGGCGGACATCAGGTTGAAGGCCGCAAGCAGCGGGCCGGAGTATTCCAGCAGGGGGCCTTCGATGACCTCGGGCTCGGCCTCGGGGATGTCGAACAGGCCCACGCTCATGGTGCCGGGGATGAAGATAATCATCGCGGCCAGGGCGGGAAGCATCACCGGGTCAAAAAGCAGCGGCCCGTTGGCATACTGATAGTTCATGATGGTCTGAAGGGACATGGCCGCCTCGCCCACGCCTCCGGCGCGAGCGCCGCAGGCCAGGAAAGCTGCGATGAGCGGCATCTCGTAGGCGAACATGATGGCCATCTCGCGCGAGAAGCCAAGCGCGCCGTAAGGCGAGCTGGAGGCCGAACCGGCCACCATGAAGGCCATGGCCGGGATGGGCAGCAGGTACAGGAGCAGCAAGAGGTCCCCAAGGCCGGTGACGCCGGACCACACGCCGCCGATGGGCATGAGCGCCGCCGTGACCAGCACTCCGGCCAGTCCCAGCACCGGGGCCAGGATGAAGGCCGCCTCGTTGGCCGAGGTGGGGATCAGGGTTTCCTTGGTGCACAGCTTCAGGATGTCCAGCGCGGGCTGGATGAGCGGCGGGCCGACCCGGCGCTGCAGACGTGCCGCCACGCGGCGGTCGATGCCCTTGAGGAACAGCCCCAGGGCCAGTGCTGCCGCTCCGCCAGGGAAGACAAGCAGGGCGAAGGTCGCTTCCAGTATATTACTCATTGTGGCCTCCGGCGCGCTTGACCTGGAAGTAGCCTCTGGTCATGCGCGACAAGAGTTGCAGAGGTGTGGCGAAGATGTCCGAGGGGCCGAGGTGGGTCTGATGGATATCCACCGCCTCGCCGCAGGTGTGGATGGCGGTGCGCCGCGCCGTGCGGATGAGCTTCATCGCGCCGAACCACAGGCCGCCGCCGGTCACCAGGATCATGAAGCCAAGCAGCGTGATGTCCAGGGTGCCGGGGCCGGAGAGCACGCCCGACAGCCCGACCACCGGAGGAGTAAGCCCGAAGCTTGTCTCGATGGCCGCAATGGGCATGAGCCCCAGACCCGGGAACAGGCCGGTCAGCAGGCACAGCCCGGAGAGGATCAGGATGGGCAGGCGCATGAACAGGCCGGGCTCCTTGGCGTGGGCCGCCGCAGGCGAGAGCTGCCCGAAGAACGCGGAGTGCATGAACTTCAGGAAGTAGGCCAGGGTGATGACGCTGGTCAGGATGGCGATGATGGCCAGCAGCACCTCACCCTGTTCGATCAGCGCGTAGTACAGGATGAACTTGGAGCTGAAGCCGTTGAAGGGGGGCATGCCCGCAGCCGAGAACAGTGCGGCCGCGAAGGCCAGCAGCGTCAGCGGCATCTTGCGGCCGATTCCGCCCAGCTCGTGCAGCGAATGCGCGTGGGTACTGAACATCAGCGCCCCCGCGCAGAGGAAGGCCAGGTTCTTGAAGATCATGTGGTTGAACAGGTGCAGCAGGCCGCCCGCCACGCCAAGCGGCGTGGCCAGGCACACGCCCAGCACGATGTACCCGAGCTGGCTGACCGTCGAGTAGATCAGCATTTCCTTGATTCCGGTCTGCACCAGGGCCTGGATGCCCGCGTACAGGATGGTGATGCCGCCGATCCAGGCTCCCACGTACAGGAGTGAATCAAGCGCCTGGGCGGACTCCGGGGACACGTCGCGCGCCAGCACGAAGCGCACCAGCAC comes from Fundidesulfovibrio putealis DSM 16056 and encodes:
- a CDS encoding 4Fe-4S dicluster domain-containing protein — protein: MAIQCENSIVYATPEKCVGCKKCEAACVSAHINMPFREAKKRGIPVVPRIKVMKVDNLKFPIQCRHCEDAPCAHACPFGAIKQVNGMVNVVESLCVGCKMCVMACPFGAIEVGVEGETEQGGRTNHGSAKKCDLCQAWRASNGKEVCACVEACPKHALQFVDLDTYRKAQAQAKVAELVRASQIILEATNAPTTTQS
- a CDS encoding hydrogenase maturation nickel metallochaperone HypA/HybF, yielding MHESSLAMSILDIVLQQVRGAGSGDVYTGAVRQIDMCVGEYAGVEENTLAACFEMIALGTPADGAKLIVEKIEASGICDVCAAPATRKGRILRCPVCEKSSVTLSTGRELYVKSIEVEHPTRRHGHGHSV
- a CDS encoding PEP-CTERM sorting domain-containing protein; the protein is MMQYYKEGMVMLRSSIGLCIGAVLLFSSLSMAAVTDVQDFSKQTASTYFVDVDANKYNSPYYRWWGMDWGWNHSAIAGTITTAALNISAFDVDASAGEVDYIYAYDNGVKTLLGSLAGGNDVWAFTNFALGANFFDDIATGLQVWIEIDNTAAGWAVTLAKSALSIDGGTLPPPNPGAVPEPGTLLLLGVGAAGLAWMRRRKAA
- a CDS encoding hydrogenase large subunit, yielding MSSTYTLPVGPLHVALEEPMYFDVKVEGETVRAVELAAGHVHRGMEALAMNRNWFQNITLTERVCSLCSNSHPATYCMALENLAGIVVPERAQYLRVIADEVKRIASHLFNVGIMAHLVGFDSLFMHAMEIREIMQDVKEGVYGNRMNLGALTIGGCRYDIDEESKGFMLAQLNKLKPLVAELHNVYDTDPLIKTRTQGIGVLPLDKAIEYEVVGPVARASGVNYDVRRKAPYAVYPELNFEVQTDTAGDVHSRAMLRIREAVESVSLVEQCLEHMPEGPNQLAGFVQIPEGEAIARSEAPRGEVFYYVRSDGTDMPQRLKWRVPTYMNWEALQVMMAGCQVADIPLIVNSIDPCISCTER
- a CDS encoding NADH-quinone oxidoreductase subunit C gives rise to the protein MNEIAQKILTDAVTTLLGEDSVHWTKDLKNNSYGWVKLCESGALELLAPRLAAARARLLTITAYRTDKYARVDGREIAYHFDLDGVVLTVSVCVDEDPPRVPSISRWFRNADWNEREFMELYGIKVENHPNPRRLFIDKDLDAGQLDKLIPLSTMMNGASTKTLWEKVFSGMDMPKWAKEAK
- a CDS encoding 4Fe-4S dicluster domain-containing protein, whose amino-acid sequence is MLPFLKIMVKNLLAGPSTEAFPFAPAHTPARFRGKANHDKSKCILCGICRHVCAAGAIQMRVVEDGSGVEYVLWHNSCVFCGLCAHYCPTKALTMTDDWHMAHRGEDRFAVREDSFVRYGQCSTCGSRIQPRPAVIVEALGTKYPDRFLMCPSCKRESLAKRSVPAKPAMETSETSDE
- a CDS encoding NADH-quinone oxidoreductase subunit B family protein, encoding MFKSLGSLVTRSPWIYRLNAGSCNGCDVEMATTALIPRYDVERLGCKYCGSPRHADIVLISGPLTLRVRDKVLRVFDEIPHPKVTVAVGVCPVTGGAFRDSYTCDTALDQYINLDVIVPGCPPRPQAIIEGIAKALEVWKERMEEGACSRS
- a CDS encoding respiratory chain complex I subunit 1 family protein, producing the protein MSNILEATFALLVFPGGAAALALGLFLKGIDRRVAARLQRRVGPPLIQPALDILKLCTKETLIPTSANEAAFILAPVLGLAGVLVTAALMPIGGVWSGVTGLGDLLLLLYLLPIPAMAFMVAGSASSSPYGALGFSREMAIMFAYEMPLIAAFLACGARAGGVGEAAMSLQTIMNYQYANGPLLFDPVMLPALAAMIIFIPGTMSVGLFDIPEAEPEVIEGPLLEYSGPLLAAFNLMSAVKLVIVLELVVALFWPNPLGSNVLVNLIWHVAKCLTLMLVTVTCFRVSTGRLRLEQGFTVFVKYAAPLALVSLGLASILR